A single genomic interval of Neisseria leonii harbors:
- a CDS encoding LysE family translocator has product MSQQTLFTYVLTCIIAAATPGPGTMSVVVYAATAGWRKTLPVIFGVQAGMLAMALLALSGVTAALLASPQWFAALQYFGAAYIAWLGVMSLLAARRAAYVESAVQDRGAWRNFRHGMTVTFAGSKTLLFFTSFFPLFIDHTQAVPPQMAVLLFILLFCTLAVHLIYCFCMNKISRIFRQYNRQFHFGVGMVFLLMAVYMAGNIKYGTGGRNSDGLAVVGVGQGGEASGGLLGS; this is encoded by the coding sequence ATGTCTCAGCAAACCTTATTCACCTATGTCCTGACCTGTATCATCGCCGCCGCCACGCCGGGACCGGGCACAATGAGCGTAGTGGTTTATGCGGCTACCGCCGGTTGGCGCAAAACCCTGCCGGTGATTTTCGGTGTGCAGGCAGGTATGCTTGCCATGGCGTTATTGGCTTTGTCCGGCGTTACCGCCGCGCTGCTTGCCTCGCCGCAATGGTTTGCTGCATTGCAGTATTTCGGCGCGGCCTATATTGCCTGGTTGGGGGTGATGAGCCTTCTGGCCGCACGGCGGGCGGCGTATGTCGAATCTGCCGTGCAGGACAGGGGAGCTTGGCGCAATTTCCGCCACGGTATGACGGTAACGTTTGCCGGATCGAAAACCCTGCTCTTTTTTACCTCGTTTTTTCCCTTATTCATCGACCATACACAGGCAGTGCCGCCGCAAATGGCCGTACTGCTGTTTATTCTGCTGTTTTGTACTTTGGCGGTACATCTGATTTACTGTTTCTGTATGAATAAAATCAGCCGCATTTTCCGGCAATATAACCGGCAGTTTCACTTCGGGGTCGGTATGGTTTTTCTGCTGATGGCCGTTTATATGGCCGGGAATATTAAGTACGGCACCGGCGGCAGGAATTCAGACGGCCTCGCGGTAGTGGGTGTCGGGCAGGGCGGCGAGGCGTCCGGCGGCCTGCTCGGGAGTTAA